The Scylla paramamosain isolate STU-SP2022 chromosome 32, ASM3559412v1, whole genome shotgun sequence sequence tatatatagcttcgACTACAGTGCATGAAATATTGTCAGTAGCAAGTTAGTGGAGTTCTCAGGTATTCAATGCAACATAAATTATTTTTACTGTCTAAGGCAgtcaccttctcctccctgcagtggcgagtagtctgGCGCCACAGGAAGTGTACGAGGTGGGCAGTGTGAGCAGCGGCGCCACCTTTGGGCTTCGGCTCACGGCACACAACGCTGCAGGCGCCACAACCACAACCGTCACCGCCAACACGGGTGGAGGGGGCGGGCCTGGTGGTACGGGAGGGCTGGAAGAGGCACCCCCGAATCCCTTTCACGCCGACCCGCGCCTTCTAGCCTCCGCTGCCGCCTCCGCCCTGGCTCTTGCTCTCACCGTGGCTGCTGCCGTGCTCTGCCTCAGGAGACGTAGGTTTACTTTCCCTCGCCTCTCCAACTCGCGCTCCTCTGCGGACTACGATGTAGTGTggtagtcacacacacacacacacacacacacacacacacatagataaatagatatatatggatagtttattgaccacaagttACATAATGCACGAAGTAAATACTAAAAGTGAAAAACAGTGAAATCAGATACTAAAACAAAAAGCTggaaaacattacaaaacataTGTTAAGCAAAAAGTTCCGAAAAAAATACCTTACGAAAATCACAttgaacgacacacacacacacacacacacacacacacacacacacacacacacacacacacacacacacacacacacacacacacacacacacacacacacacacacacacacacacacacacacacacacacacacacacacacaagtcaagTTACATGGAAGTATATACTAACTTTAATTTGCATCTAAAACTTGTGTgattttttctcgttctcttgATATGTTATAATGTTAGTAATGGAATTGTAATGGATactgttcgttttttttctatcttttacttcttttggTAGTGCATGGTAGCTATAATGAAATGTTTGTGTTTGATATTCGGCGTCAGATTTCTTTATAATTTATCTCATGGATATGCTGAAAACATTACCGTAGCGTTTTCTGACTCATCTACACTTTGAATAATGCATGAAAACTTTTGATATTTGCTTGCATGACAAGCGAGCGTGCATGTTGTCAATACTTTGTACATTGCATAttactcctcttctccttcatgcTATTAATATATACACATGATACCACTGTATGTGAGCGCCAAAAAGCTATTGATGGCTtcaatctataaaaaaaaaaacgcataacACTTTgattctcttttcccctttctgttTCGTCTCatacctgtctctgtgtgtgtgaggcgctGAAGGTACGTGAGCCATGCATGTTCTGATCTGTAATGAGATTGAATGTAGAGTCCTTGCTACTTAACATATTTTCGACTCCCTCCAACTGCGCTTCAGCTTTAAAAATCTTGTATGTCACAGTTCCTCCCTATTTCTCGCTTGGtacgttttcctttatttcgaGCTATATTTCTCTTTAAGTCCACTTGCCTCGCTTTCCTACTGTGTCACTCTTTTTTATTAGTTACTGTGAGCCCAAATCCgtaatttatgtattatttatttcgAGTCCTCTATTTGTTACTGTCTCCACTTCcaccattcctcactctttctcttcccttcttcccctcacttaCTCATTTCCCTTCGCCTCTATCAGCTTTCTCACCTACTAAGGGAATCTAACACACGTAATCCCTCCAGGGTCGACGGCTGGGCAGGGCGGCAGCAGAGGCAGTCAGGACGACCAGGAGGCTGAGGAGAACAAGACCAATCTCTTGCAGCAGAGAGACGCCTACTACGCCACCGTCAAGAAGCCCCAGCCCGTACCTGCCACACTAGAGCGGATACCAGGTACCAGGGAGAAGGAGACAGGTACCCCCggctctctcctcttcttgcaGTCTTATGAACCCTCTCTCCACAGACCTGTCAGGTTCCTGGTGTGACTGAAccatattgtgaaacacttcGCCGCacctctactattactactactacaaaaaaaaagaaaaaaaaaaaaaggttgaaaccacaggtttttaagggtatttttttttttacggcgcTGGTGATTAAGGAAATTTCTAAAtgattaaaatgaaaaacactcttgagaacccggctaatcatctcagtgTGCTTTGGAAATAGTCGTTTTGTGTGGTTACAAAAGTGCGTTTTGGGTTGTGGTCTAATTaacctttcattgtttttatgttCACATTTTCTTAATCACAAATCATTCTaggatgtttttgtttttttcttctgcaaCCACCGCTGGACATgacactggctagaaattggaaagtctattcttttcatttgttctttttttctttcttgtaagcGCTTGTAAATATTTAGTATTGTGCCTTttgtgctgtgaattgttgtataTCGCAGGGAAAGGATTAATCGGGAGGTCTTTTACTGTGAGTTAGTTCAAGGATGTAAATTCAGTTATATTTGTTCAGGTCTCTATTCAATTTATTCTTTTCAGGTTATGAATGAATGGCATTGATAATGAATATGTACTGGTTCTGTTAATCCGTCACTTCGGTTCCTGTGTTGAACGtggattgttattattttttatttatatttatctaagaaggaagagggggaagaagaagagaacgatgATTCATTGAGTGAAATTTCTGGGGCCGCATCGAGATCATAatggtgtagaaaaaaaaaaaaaaaatcaggttcaAGTATTTATAACCGGATGAACAACTGAATTTCGAACTTCATACCACCATCAGCCTGACAGGTCTGAAGGTCAACTCTATCCTACTCACCCTTACTCACACTTACTGCACTGGTAGTAAACACAAATTCTTGAGCCACCACGCAAACTCCCCAAATCTGCTTAAACTTTCAACCACTTAAGCCTTACGTAACAGTTTGTTTGATTGATTAAATCTAAGATGCAGTAAGAATGATATCACATAGCTCTATACATTAAATACATCAGAATACCAACAATTTGATAAGACAATTCCATTGTCTCCTTGTTTTCATTAGTCAACTTGTCactctcttcacttctctcacGTCACTGCGGCGTTTTTCAGAGTACTCCGAGGACATCTACCCTTACGCCACCTTCCAGCTTGGGGAAGGGCGTGGGGGtggcgggggaggaggtggtggaggagcacCCGAGGACACAGCCACCGCCAAGTTCCAAACCTTTGTGTATCAAGACGCTCGGTACGGCGTGACCGAGGCACGACCACCCACCTCGGTgagtcccgtgtgtgtgtgtgtgtgtgtgtgtgaaagagagagagagagagagagagagagagagagagagagagagagagagagagagagagagagagagagagagagagagaagaagaagaagaagaaatggtaaGCTTTAGAAATTTGaaatcacttttatttttcgttgtcaAGTTCATAATTTTTAAATGTATCATTATAGGCTTTAGAAATTCGTataataatttatatttttcgttgtCAGATTGATTTAGAAATATATCAGTGTTAACATTTCAAATAAAAGAATTAACAATAACTATCGCAAATCATTAAGATAATCGGAGCATCGTATCTCGTTACCTTAAGTAAAAGCGAAagtaccaacaacagcagcaccgcAACTAGGAAGCAAACGGGAAAAAAGTCACAGGAAAATAATAGACATTCAAAATCAAtcataaaaggagagagagagaaagagcaaagaaaaaaaaaactatcaatgTGACTACTTTTTCCCTTTGGTTTGACATATTTCCTGTGACTCATTTTCCGGTTGTGTGGCATGCTCGtgaccccgccccgccccacagCCCGATCGCCCGGCACCCACCAGCATCCGTGGGGAGGGCTGGGGgcgggggaaagggagaggcgtGCCGGGGGGGCCGAGGAGTGAGAGTGAAGAGTACGATTCCCTTCAGTCGGACACGGACACCGAACACGCTACATCTTCCCGCACCGAGTCTTCAATCCACCTGGACTCCGCTACCTTGGAGACACACCACGCCCTCCACCTGCCCCTTGACCCTCACCTGGCCACCCTAGAAGCTCCCCCGTCACGCCCCGAGCCCAGCCAcgcctcctcccgcggcccAGGGGCGTGCAAGGCGTCGACCAACAGGAACATGCATCACAGTGAGTGACAAGGAGGTGTTGTGGCCTTGGTaggttgttgtagttgttgtagttattgttatgTGGTAGTAGTTTTGCTATTagattttgtgttgttttatctatttttttttgtttgtaatgtaccatatatatatatatatatatatatatatatatatatatatatatatatatatatatatatatatatatatatatatatatatatatatatatatatatatatatatatatatatatttgctatGTAAGGGTTCGCTTTGGTTTGGAATGAAATGTTTAAGTTGTCATAGTTTGATATGGTGATGGCAgaagtagtaacaatagtagttgtggtgatagCAGTAGTTCAGATGAGGGGatctcctctgctcctcctctcatctccactgttttccttcttctcctgcctTATGTATCCTGGGAACTTACTAACATtgctctcctcatcttcctagttgttcctcgtctcctttctcctcctcttcaatttctcctctccctcctatttCCCTAAGTATCAGATAGCAAAGTAacattcctctcttttgtctttctttttctctttctatggAAGTTTGTTAACACTCTTATATCCTCGTCATCTTTCTGATTCTCaatcgtcttctttctcctcttacccTGATAACTTACTGACactctcctttgtcttccttttccttttctttccttatatactcgtattttggGAGCTTACTAACACTATCTTCATCCTCCTGATTCTCTTTCGTCTCctgtctgctcctcctccctccgcttTCCGTATGTATTCTAGGAGCTTGTTAACATTTCTCGTTATCTTCCTGATTctccctcgtcttctttctcctcatcctcctctttcccaaATCTCAGGTAGTTTACTAACACTCTCACTCCGACATCACCAGACCTGATCTACCACGCTCCCGAGTCGAGCACCTCCACCGAGCCGTCTCCTGTGGTGGAGCGCAAGTCGTTCCCACGTAAGCTGGACGTGAGCAAAGTGTCGCGGGCTGGTGGGGCCTTCACCAGCCGGGGCTTAGGCAAGGTCGCCGCCAGCCTCCGGGGAGCCACTGCTTCCTCCTCTAATGCCACACAGGAAACGAGTCTCTGTTTCCCAAAGAAGATGAGCCATGGGTCGTCTTCCGTGGACTCCAAGAGCTCTGAGGACAGCAAGTACGGCTTTACCAGGAAGATCTCCCCTCCTGTCGCCTTCTCCGGTAGCCACAACGAACTCTCCGAGGCAGAGTGTGACCTGGAGACCCGCAAGAGGGCGGCCACGGAGGGAGACGCACCTCCTTACATCGGACACTCGAGGTCACAGTTCAGGTCGTACGTCTCGGCACGAGGCAAGGGGGACTATAGCATCAAAGTTTAGGCAACGACCCGACCCTCCGCCAGGATAGCCAAGTTTTCATGAATTCTTCCCATAGATTACGCCGCCACCGGCACTACTCCCAGTACGCCACTAGGGATGGCTGGGGTATCAAAACATTCCAGCTGTTCATAGGCCAAGCCAATATGGATAAGACATAAGTCCCAGGATATGGATGTTCTTATGACAACATGCGAGTTGGAACAAAGATTCTTCAGCATCCATTTGTTTGTATCATCATGTACATAAAAATGTTCCCtgaggtacattttttttctctctggaaCTGTAAATACTCGTGCCATGGGTGTCTGgtcatcatttattattaccGTTTGATTTACCTTGGCGTTTTTATTAGATAATTGCTTTCCGGTAACACTCCATCAGCTGGTTGAGGCTACGAGTCACAATCACGTGTAAAGTTAGTGTGGGGTGAGTCTCTGATCCTTCACAGTTAGATGATCTTTTGTACAGTCCTCATCTTGGCGCTAATCCCATCATGTAACATATCCATATTGTTCTCTGGTAgatgtatatttcttttttccgcAAGAGTTTCCCGTGACAGTCCTGGCAGCTCATATAAAAAATTACCATATTATGAAACGCTTCTGCGCCgcgcctccactactttcaaaaggctctagttataCGGCTTTTAAAGgatttctaacttttttttttatggttctagtgacaagacttctacattactgacaggagaaacactcttgagaactaggctaatcatctcagtaacctttcaaaatagtcgtggtgagaaagcaaagcgtttctgaataaagGCCGGTCGTCACAGCGgagccaccactgcctgcactCAATTTCCAATACTCCCTACACGCGCGCCCCCGATAGCATCTTCATAAGCAGTTCAATGCTCTGAGCTGGTGGCCTGAGTTTTTATCCCCGCAAAAGCAAAGAActaaaaccaacacacacacgtcatttcATGTTAACTTTGTCACTATTACTCTATCGACAGTATGTTACCAGTGGGTATGAGCTACAATGAAGCTTATTaacaccatgttttttttttctttttttttttcatatccagCTTTGTTTCAGCATAATGCAATTTacattctatttttccttccttcacattccTTCATACTAATACGACTGGCGAACTTCAGAGAGGATTAGACGTAAGACAAGGAAATATTCACTCTAAGATTTGATTCCATAAGGACATATTAGCCTCTTCATTATCGCAATAGTGTTACAACTCCAAGGGAAAGTGCACGGGAAAAGCGACGGTGTGTGCTCAGGCCACAAGACTCATATTTGTTCCATAGGCATCGGTGGGCCAGCTCGAGGTGCTATACTTCCTGAGTCACCACCAATATGTGCTCGACATTCTCCACGGAGAAGATTGTGGTTTCaaaagctctttttttttttttcgtgttttctactccaaGTTACCCGCCATCCCTTCTTTGTACGCGTGAGAGGTGTTGCCAGCGACTTCTGTTCAGTGTTTACAAAGTGTTACTGTGATACTCTGTCATTGTCCCTCACCCAATAAAGGAAATTATTAAGTATTACGTGGCTATGACTGCTCTGGGTATCTAtaggaagggagatggagagtaGTGCTGGTATTAGTGTAAGTGCGTATAGTACTAACCTGATATTTATTTGCATGTCATAAAACTTACCTGTAGTTATTCAAGGTTTATGTGGACAGGCAGCTGACAGAGGTAAGTGGAGAAGGCTGATAAAGGATAGTGATGACTAGTGATGCTTAGTGAGGACAGTGAAAACTGATTAttgcaattttatttatttgtactaTAAAATCTCTAAAAACATGTAGCTTGTCTGTGTGAAAAAGCTGcacatatttttcttataagGCTGCATATAGACTGCACCATACTCAACTGTCCACTCGAAATCGGGCCTTTCCCAAGTGGATCCTaaggctgatttttttttttttttttgaagaattTAATAAAATGCTTAGAGTCAACATGGGAACCTCAAACAAAAAGCAAACTCTTCACAGGAATGTAAGGAATGTGTTTATGGGCAAGAAAAACAAATTCGTCAACATAAGTTATCCATGGGCGACAATTATCGAATCAAGacatcaaaaaaatatataaaagtattCCTGGAATATTGGAATTTCAAACTGAAaacgcatacatacatagtacGTGTAGTCTAAATTAATTTGCAATACAACTGAGTACGTGTAGTTTAAATTAATTTGCAATACAACTGAGTCATCTTCATTCAACGGATTTGACACACTAACTACCAGAAGTCCTatggttataaaaaaaaaatcactatgcTGAATTGTTTTATAAAGACGGTGTCTGTGGGTATAAAAATCACTATGTTGAATTGTTCTATAAAGACGGCGGATGTCTTGCT is a genomic window containing:
- the LOC135089384 gene encoding cell adhesion molecule Dscam2-like, whose protein sequence is MFRRRVCEWSQSYPRIVPAGVATLGDRVVVTRGDDVRLVCLTVGEPRPPLTWTKDGRRIEPSTRFSQDADGSLVIRGVERIDRGNFTCSINSVRKHPYVHTSSTSTKRPVRPHFGRHLLLPDGDVGQQEIRAGRRCDRGRCGGGRRLAGAPGIRGSLVAPTPVTSSGICSAVPSTRFTSRPGHTSGYRRPHAHSPPTPPAHPLWRRPPVRWLPGTAVACGCGWGRWADGGCPITHFTLELKRSRDPTWTTLASSLAPQEVYEVGSVSSGATFGLRLTAHNAAGATTTTVTANTGGGGGPGGTGGLEEAPPNPFHADPRLLASAAASALALALTVAAAVLCLRRRSTAGQGGSRGSQDDQEAEENKTNLLQQRDAYYATVKKPQPVPATLERIPGTREKETEYSEDIYPYATFQLGEGRGGGGGGGGGGAPEDTATAKFQTFVYQDARYGVTEARPPTSPDRPAPTSIRGEGWGRGKGRGVPGGPRSESEEYDSLQSDTDTEHATSSRTESSIHLDSATLETHHALHLPLDPHLATLEAPPSRPEPSHASSRGPGACKASTNRNMHHNLIYHAPESSTSTEPSPVVERKSFPRKLDVSKVSRAGGAFTSRGLGKVAASLRGATASSSNATQETSLCFPKKMSHGSSSVDSKSSEDSKYGFTRKISPPVAFSGSHNELSEAECDLETRKRAATEGDAPPYIGHSRSQFRSYVSARGKGDYSIKV